A section of the Sebastes fasciatus isolate fSebFas1 chromosome 5, fSebFas1.pri, whole genome shotgun sequence genome encodes:
- the LOC141767593 gene encoding E3 ubiquitin-protein ligase RNF14-like: MNADMEEQEDELLAFHSIFGPEEFVRDETKSAGEIRVSVELPADFTVVLKEGETLRQYEISFLPPLLLTFELPEDYPSSSPPSFTLTCSWLTHTQLSALGAQLTDLYQATGGAVVLFSWVQFLKEDALGFLDIHSLLELPSDEHSTHYDRQDSLNAAPKNNQHTPKSTDNQSCDVSDPCKPDVSAPSLEVEHPIVIAADGQGPSTSDWSSTDSQGAEFLNEGDVSSSLLPPSSSSDPLDLSEQGAASQPVHPRESPQNEDQTLSGLSLTPSQTLLSQLLIYNEAQKQRAFATTVFDCGVCFVGWLGSDSVKLPECGHIFCRACLAEFCKVQIADGNVKGVTCPEPDCPATPTPAQVRRLVGEELFSRYDRLLLQSTLDSMGDVVYCPRRSCGTAVIVEKSSNVALCSVCAFAFCVFCKKTYHGTSDCQTKRSTKIQEAQEANADLPQSKEGLTALWDDYAGGSKERRRLLESRYGRYIMRRTVEDYLSSDWVDSNSKHCPHCFCRIEKNGGCNHMTCSQCGQRFCWACLNRFGMGRTGHHVDSPCPLYPA; this comes from the exons ATGAAtgcggacatggaggagcaggaAGACGAGCTGCTCGCCTTCCACAGTATCTTTGGTCCGGAGGAGTTCGTCCGGGATGAGACGAAGTCTGCCGGAGAAATCCGAGTATCCGTCGAGCTGCCTGCAGACTTCACTGTGGTTCTCAAAGAAG GTGAAACGCTGAGGCAGTATGAGATATCATTCCTTCCACCTCTGCTTCTGACCTTTGAACTCCCTGAGGACTAcccatcctcctcccctccctccttcaccCTCACCTGCAgctggctcacacacacacag CTCTCTGCGCTCGGTGCTCAGCTCACCGATCTCTACCAGGCCACCGGGGGTGCTGTGGTACTCTTCTCCTGGGTACAGTTTCTTAAAGAAGATGCCCTCGGGTTCCTGGACATCCATTCTCTGCTGGAGCTCCCATCTGATGAACACAGCACCCATTACGACAGGCAGGACTCATTAAATGCTGCACCAAAGAATAATCAACACACTCCAAAGTCCACAGATAACCAAAGCTGTGATGTCTCAGATCCATGTAAACCGGACGTCTCTGCACCATCATTGGAGGTTGAGCATCCGATAGTGATTGCTGCTGATGGCCAAGGTCCTTCAACGTCAGACTGGAGCAGCACAGACTCTCAGGGAGCAGAGTTCTTAAATGAAGGGGATGTTTCATCCTCATTATTACCTCCTTCTAGCTCCTCAGACCCACTGGATCTAAGCGAACAAGGAGCTGCTTCTCAGCCGGTCCACCCCAGAGAATCCCCTCAGAATGAAGACCAAACGCTCTCAGGTCTCTCCCTGACTCCGTCACAAACCCTCCTGTCACAGCTCTTGATCTATAACGAGGCTCAGAAACAGAGAGCGTTtgccaccacggtgttcgactGTGGCGTGTGTTTTGTGGGCTGGCTCGGTTCGGACAGTGTGAAGTTGCCCGAGTGTGGCCACATCTTCTGCCGGGCCTGTCTCGCCGAGTTCTGCAAGGTCCAGATAGCAGACGGGAATGTCAAGGGCGTCACCTGTCCTGAGCCAGACTGCCCTGCCACCCCTACACCTGCACAG GTGAGGCGTCTGGTCGGGGAGGAGCTGTTCAGCCGCTATGATCGTCTCCTGCTACAGTCAACTCTGGACAGCATGGGTG ATGTGGTGTACTGTCCTCGGCGTTCCTGCGGTACGGCCGTCATCGTGGAGAAATCCAGCAACGTTGCCCTGTGCTCGGTGTGTGCCTTTgccttctgtgttttctgtaagAAGACCTACCATGGAACAAGTGACTGTCAGACAAAGAGGAGCACGAAGATACAGGAAGCACAAGAAGCCAATGCAGACCTGCCACAGTCTAAAG aggggTTGACGGCACTGTGGGACGACTATGCCGGTGGCAGCAAGGAGAGGCGGCGCCTCCTGGAGAGCAGATACGGCCGCTATATAATGCGGCGCACCGTGGAGGATTATCTGAGTTCAGACTGGGTGGACTCAAATAGCAAGCACTGTCCTCACTGCTTCTGCAGAATAGAG AAGAACGGAGGATGTAACCACATGACGTGCTCTCAGTGTGGACAGCGGTTCTGCTGGGCCTGCCTCAACAGATTCGGAATGGGTCGTACAGGCCACCACGTTGACAGTCCGTGCCCTCTCTACCCAGCCTAG